One genomic window of Saccopteryx bilineata isolate mSacBil1 chromosome 4, mSacBil1_pri_phased_curated, whole genome shotgun sequence includes the following:
- the MACIR gene encoding macrophage immunometabolism regulator: MEVDVNGEPRSTLSTLPLPVAEVGSPGKAEAEKPRCSSTPCSPMRRTVSGYQILHMDSNYLVGFTTGEELLKLAQKCTGGEESKGEAMPSLRSKQLDAGLARSSRLYKTRSRYYQPYEIPAVNGRRRRRMPSSGDKCTKSLPYEPYKALHGPLPLCLLKGKRAHSKSLDYLNLDKMNIKEPADTEVLQYQLQHLTLRGDRVFARNNT, translated from the coding sequence ATGGAAGTAGATGTTAATGGAGAGCCCAGAAGTACCCTGAGCACCCTGCCCTTGCCTGTGGCCGAGGTGGGCTCCCCAggaaaggcagaggcagagaagcCCCGCTGCTCCAGCACGCCGTGCTCGCCGATGCGCCGGACTGTGTCAGGCTACCAGATCCTCCACATGGACTCTAACTATTTGGTTGGCTTTACAACTGGTGAGGAACTGCTGAAGTTAGCCCAGAAGTGCACAGGAGGTGAGGAGAGTAAGGGAGAAGCCATGCCTTCCTTACGTTCCAAACAGCTGGATGCAGGACTTGCACGTTCCTCTCGTTTGTATAAAACCCGAAGTAGGTACTACCAGCCATACGAGATTCCGGCTGTCAATGGCCGGAGGCGAAGGCGGATGCCCAGCTCAGGAGACAAGTGCACTAAATCTCTACCTTATGAACCTTATAAGGCCCTCCATgggcctctgcctctctgtcttctcAAAGGTAAGAGGGCTCACTCCAAATCTCTGGACTACCTCAATCTAGATAAAATGAACATCAAGGAGCCAGCTGACACAGAAGTGCTACAGTACCAGCTTCAACACCTAACCCTCAGAGGGGACCGCGTGTTTGCTAGGAATAATACATGA